Genomic DNA from Microbacterium lacus:
GGCGAACACGTCGGCGTCGGCGCGGGTGGCGGCCAGGCGCGCAGCGGTCTCCTCGAGGGCGCGGCGCACCTCGAACAGCGCGCGGATGTCGGCGACGTCGATGTCGCTGACGACGGTCACGCGCGGGGACTGCTGGACGACGAGGCCGTCGGCCGCAAGACGCCCGAGCGCTTCGCGGAGCGGCGTCCGGCTCACCCCGAGTCGGGCGGCCTGCTCGACCTCGGCGAGCACGGTGCCGGGAGCGAGATCGCCGGACTGGATCTGGTCCAGGAGCGCGGCGTACGCGCGATCACTTGCTCTCATAGTCACCCTTCCCCCCTGATTGTATACACAATGACGCGAAGGAGGCCACGAAGTTGCCTGAGTCGGGGTTTCGGTATACACCGCAGAAGACCGTCACTGCATTCACAAATTACTGAAACAGGCGTATCGTTCGTCGCATGAGCAGCGTGATCCGCACGACATCCCTCATCAAGCGCTACGGAACCGTCCACGCCCTGGACGGACTGGACCTGCAGGTCGAGGCGGGACAGGTGCACGGCTTCCTCGGACCCAACGGCGCCGGGAAGTCGACCACGATCCGCATCCTGCTCGGACTCGCCCGGGCGACATCCGGCCAGGTGCGCGTGTTTGACGAGGACCCGTGGCGGGAAACAGTGGGGCTGCACCGGCGGATCGCGTACGTCCCGGGGGATGTGAGCATCTGGCCCAACCTGTCCGGCGGCGAGTCGATCGACGTGCTCGCCCGGCTGCGGGGTGCCGGCAGCCGTGACGCCGCCTACCGTGCGCAGAAGCGACGGCTGATGGAGGAGTTCCAGTTCGATCCCCGCACGAAGGGACGGGCGTACTCGAAGGGCAACCGGCAGAAGGTCGCTTTGATCGCAGCCCTGGCGGTGCCCGCCGAGCTGTACATCTTCGACGAGCCCACGAGCGGTCTGGATCCCCTGATGGAGGTGGTGTTCCGCCGCGAGATGGCCCGGGTGAAGGATGCCGGGGCCACGGTGCTGCTGTCGAGCCACATCCTGTCGGAGGTCGAGCTCCTGTGCGATCGCGTCAGCATCATCCGCGCCGGCCGAGTGGTCGAATCCGGCACCCTCGCAGACCTGCGGCACCTTACCCGCACGGAGATCTCG
This window encodes:
- a CDS encoding ABC transporter ATP-binding protein; protein product: MSSVIRTTSLIKRYGTVHALDGLDLQVEAGQVHGFLGPNGAGKSTTIRILLGLARATSGQVRVFDEDPWRETVGLHRRIAYVPGDVSIWPNLSGGESIDVLARLRGAGSRDAAYRAQKRRLMEEFQFDPRTKGRAYSKGNRQKVALIAALAVPAELYIFDEPTSGLDPLMEVVFRREMARVKDAGATVLLSSHILSEVELLCDRVSIIRAGRVVESGTLADLRHLTRTEISFEAAEIAAADGIPGAHDARISEGRAHVTIDSDRVAAALPELARRNVSGLRIEPPSLEELFLRHYGDRPQPEDAPSGAGR